From Oscillospiraceae bacterium CM, a single genomic window includes:
- a CDS encoding ABC transporter permease subunit: protein MNIIKRELRAGLKPFIFWIIGLFVLVFIGIVKYQGLSSSGTDMAQFVTVFPRIVRAVMGIVDVNLNTLTGYSVILSYYVLIFVIIYAVHLGAAAVSRESVDKTYEFLFTKPCSRTRILALKLVSAVIFLALFCVFNALFSVMAVATLKSSESVTGQIMAFTVSAFFIGLLFIALAAFMAAATSRAEKGSLYGNLAFLYAFVLGVIYNMLENPGVLKLFSPMSYFTPADLMQSRLDPIYSGLTLFLAVALFTSAFIAFKKKDML, encoded by the coding sequence ATGAATATTATTAAGCGTGAGCTCCGCGCCGGGCTGAAGCCTTTTATCTTTTGGATTATCGGGCTGTTTGTGCTCGTTTTTATCGGCATCGTCAAATATCAGGGTCTTAGTTCCAGCGGCACGGATATGGCGCAGTTTGTCACCGTTTTCCCCCGTATTGTGCGGGCGGTGATGGGGATTGTCGACGTCAATCTCAATACGCTTACCGGGTATTCCGTCATCCTATCCTACTACGTTCTCATCTTTGTCATCATTTACGCTGTTCATCTCGGCGCGGCGGCCGTTTCCCGCGAATCTGTCGACAAAACGTATGAATTTCTCTTCACGAAACCGTGCTCCCGTACGCGCATTCTGGCTTTGAAGCTTGTATCGGCCGTCATTTTCCTCGCGCTTTTCTGCGTTTTCAACGCGCTGTTTTCTGTGATGGCCGTCGCCACGCTGAAGTCGTCGGAAAGCGTGACGGGGCAGATTATGGCGTTTACCGTCTCGGCCTTTTTCATTGGCCTGCTGTTCATCGCCCTCGCCGCTTTCATGGCGGCTGCTACCAGCCGGGCTGAAAAAGGCTCGCTTTATGGCAATCTGGCCTTTCTGTATGCGTTTGTTCTGGGCGTTATTTACAACATGCTCGAAAACCCCGGCGTTTTAAAGCTTTTCTCCCCTATGTCTTACTTCACGCCGGCCGACCTGATGCAAAGCAGGCTTGACCCCATTTATTCAGGCCTAACGCTTTTTTTGGCCGTCGCGTTGTTCACAAGCGCTTTTATTGCTTTTAAAAAGAAGGATATGTTATAA
- a CDS encoding ABC transporter permease subunit: protein MNIYVFELKAQLKSFIIWTVSLLLVLLIFMSGLFPVFMDSKDAVIKAYNGFPPQFAAAFGIFVDQLFSYGGFFQFIYSYISVIGAIMASIFAIAAFSREKRSKCVDFLLTKPVTRDDIFGAKFLSGLTLLGVANILFVALSVLLYHSSNTGGDTWRVIWASCALFFTQLVFYAIGTLYAVLARKVRSVSGIATALGFAGFILTALNNMLHEDFLHYFAPLIYFEPYTVFANGGFEVKYAVTAAVVFAACVVFSFVKYRSADTPAL from the coding sequence TTGAACATCTATGTGTTTGAATTAAAAGCACAGCTGAAGAGCTTTATTATCTGGACCGTCAGTCTCCTGCTTGTGCTGCTGATTTTCATGTCGGGTCTCTTTCCTGTTTTTATGGACAGCAAAGACGCGGTGATCAAGGCATACAACGGCTTTCCGCCGCAGTTTGCCGCGGCTTTCGGCATCTTTGTCGATCAGCTTTTTTCCTATGGCGGTTTTTTTCAGTTCATTTATTCCTACATCTCTGTCATCGGGGCGATTATGGCCTCTATCTTTGCCATTGCGGCCTTTTCCCGTGAGAAGCGCTCCAAGTGCGTTGATTTTCTGCTGACGAAGCCGGTAACCCGCGACGATATATTTGGTGCAAAATTTCTCTCCGGCCTGACGCTGCTCGGCGTTGCAAACATCCTGTTTGTGGCCTTGTCCGTTCTCCTCTATCACAGCAGCAATACAGGCGGCGACACCTGGCGCGTCATCTGGGCATCGTGCGCGCTATTTTTCACGCAGCTCGTGTTCTATGCCATCGGCACGCTCTACGCCGTCTTAGCCAGAAAGGTTCGTTCCGTCTCGGGGATTGCAACGGCCCTTGGCTTCGCCGGTTTTATTTTAACGGCTCTGAACAACATGCTGCACGAAGACTTTCTCCATTATTTTGCGCCGCTTATTTACTTTGAGCCGTACACCGTTTTCGCAAACGGCGGGTTTGAAGTGAAATACGCCGTGACGGCGGCCGTTGTCTTTGCTGCCTGTGTTGTTTTTTCCTTCGTGAAATACAGGTCGGCCGACACACCGGCGCTTTAA
- a CDS encoding ABC transporter ATP-binding protein, whose protein sequence is MSAVIETTNLTKYYGKARGIIDVSLTVNEGEIFGFIGPNGAGKSTTIRTLLSLIFKTSGTAKIFGLDCERDKVAILQDVGYLPSEVFYYDNMRAIDLFKYSASFYKKDCSEKIQELAELLQLDLRKKIEDMSLGNKKKVGIIQGLLHSPRLIILDEPTSGLDPLMQKTFFDLIKKENARGATVLFSSHILSEVQRICDRVAIIKDGRIVNVQKISELQQNAYKNVSLSVKDGAPLSTFNLPGAMNISMNSHTASFIYRGDVNLLLTALGKLPLTNVDITEPTLEDIFMHYYAE, encoded by the coding sequence ATGAGCGCAGTCATTGAAACGACAAACCTGACGAAGTATTATGGCAAGGCGCGCGGCATCATCGACGTCTCCCTGACGGTCAATGAGGGGGAAATTTTCGGCTTTATCGGCCCCAACGGCGCGGGCAAGTCAACGACAATCCGAACACTTTTGTCGCTCATCTTCAAAACAAGTGGTACGGCTAAAATTTTCGGGCTCGACTGCGAGCGTGACAAAGTAGCCATTTTGCAGGACGTCGGATACCTCCCAAGCGAAGTATTTTACTACGACAATATGCGTGCCATTGATCTCTTCAAGTATTCAGCAAGCTTTTATAAAAAAGACTGCTCGGAAAAAATCCAGGAGCTGGCTGAGCTGCTTCAGCTCGACCTGCGCAAAAAAATTGAGGACATGAGCCTCGGCAACAAAAAAAAGGTCGGTATCATTCAGGGGCTTTTGCATTCCCCCCGCCTCATCATTCTCGACGAGCCGACGAGCGGCCTTGATCCCTTGATGCAGAAGACGTTTTTCGACCTCATCAAAAAGGAAAACGCGCGCGGCGCGACCGTTCTCTTCTCCTCGCATATTTTGAGCGAAGTGCAGCGCATCTGCGACCGTGTGGCAATCATTAAGGATGGCCGAATCGTCAATGTTCAGAAAATCAGCGAACTGCAGCAAAACGCCTACAAAAACGTCAGCCTTTCGGTGAAGGACGGCGCTCCCCTGAGCACATTCAACCTACCCGGAGCCATGAATATCAGCATGAACAGCCACACAGCAAGCTTTATCTACAGGGGCGACGTGAATCTGCTGCTCACTGCGCTCGGCAAGCTCCCGCTTACGAATGTCGATATCACCGAGCCGACGCTGGAAGATATCTTTATGCACTATTACGCAGAATGA
- a CDS encoding TetR/AcrR family transcriptional regulator, translating into MNGKFYELPEEKRLRIINAGFEVFGQSDYRHASTEQIASKADISKGLLFYYFHDKKSLYLFLFEYAANRIKEHVVDARLSEITDFFELSAYAAERKCQMLRESPFILAFIMRAFYSEREAVSDAIRSKIQAETAAIYGTYFSKIDYSKFREDISPQDIFQMLTWLIDGYLHEKQDAGLPVELGDVMDKYRLWSSLLKKVSYKEEFLNERSH; encoded by the coding sequence GTGAACGGCAAATTTTATGAATTGCCGGAGGAAAAACGGCTGCGGATTATCAATGCCGGTTTTGAGGTGTTCGGCCAGAGTGACTATCGGCACGCCTCAACGGAGCAGATCGCTTCAAAGGCCGACATCTCCAAGGGCTTATTGTTCTATTATTTTCACGATAAAAAATCGCTGTATCTTTTCCTATTCGAATACGCGGCTAACCGGATTAAAGAGCATGTCGTTGACGCGCGCCTTTCGGAAATCACAGATTTTTTTGAGCTTTCTGCATACGCCGCCGAACGTAAATGCCAAATGCTCCGTGAAAGCCCTTTTATTCTGGCGTTTATCATGCGGGCGTTTTATTCAGAGCGCGAAGCCGTTTCCGACGCCATCAGAAGCAAAATACAAGCGGAAACAGCGGCGATTTACGGCACCTATTTTTCAAAAATCGATTATTCAAAATTTAGAGAAGACATCAGCCCGCAAGACATTTTCCAGATGCTCACCTGGCTCATCGACGGCTATCTGCATGAAAAGCAAGATGCCGGTCTTCCGGTTGAACTTGGCGACGTCATGGATAAGTACCGGTTGTGGTCGTCACTTTTAAAAAAAGTGTCATATAAGGAGGAATTTTTGAATGAGCGCAGTCATTGA